The Cervus canadensis isolate Bull #8, Minnesota chromosome 29, ASM1932006v1, whole genome shotgun sequence genome includes a window with the following:
- the FEN1 gene encoding flap endonuclease 1 encodes MGIQGLAKLIADVAPSAIRENDIKSYFGRKVAIDASMSIYQFLIAVRQGGDVLQNEEGETTSHLMGMFYRTIRMMENGIKPVYVFDGKPPQLKSGELAKRSERRAEAEKQLQQAQAAGAEAEVEKFTKRLVKVTKQHNDECKHLLSLMGIPYLDAPSEAEASCAALVKAGKVYAAATEDMDCLTFGSPVLMRHLTASEAKKLPIQEFHLSRILQELGLNQEQFVDLCILLGSDYCESIRGIGPKRAVDLIQKHKSIEEIVRRLDPNKYPVPENWLHKEAQQLFLEPEVLDPESVELKWSEPNEEELVKFMCGEKQFSEERIRSGVRRLSKSRQGSTQGRLDDFFKVTGSLSSAKRKEPEPKGAAKKKAKTGAAGKFKRGK; translated from the coding sequence ATGGGAATTCAAGGACTGGCGAAACTGATCGCTGACGTGGCCCCCAGTGCCATCCGGGAGAATGACATCAAGAGCTACTTTGGCCGCAAGGTGGCCATCGATGCCTCCATGAGCATTTATCAGTTCCTGATAGCTGTTCGCCAAGGGGGGGACGTGCTGCAGAACGAGGAGGGGGAGACCACCAGCCACTTGATGGGCATGTTCTACCGCACCATCCGCATGATGGAGAATGGCATCAAGCCCGTGTATGTCTTCGATGGCAAGCCTCCGCAGCTCAAGTCCGGGGAGCTGGCCAAGCGCAGCGAGCGGCGGGCTGAGGCGGAGAAGCAATTGCAGCAGGCTCAGGCCGCTGGGGCCGAGGCAGAGGTGGAAAAGTTTACGAAGCGGCTGGTGAAGGTCACCAAACAACACAATGACGAATGCAAGCATCTCCTGAGCCTCATGGGCATCCCGTACCTCGACGCGCCCAGCGAGGCGGAGGCTAGCTGTGCGGCCCTGGTGAAGGCCGGCAAAGTCTACGCTGCGGCCACAGAGGACATGGATTGCCTGACATTCGGCAGCCCCGTGCTCATGCGGCACCTGACTGCCAGTGAGGCCAAGAAGCTGCCCATCCAGGAGTTCCACCTGAGCCGGATCCTGCAGGAGCTGGGCCTCAACCAGGAGCAGTTCGTGGATCTGTGCATCCTGCTGGGCAGTGACTACTGTGAGAGCATCCGGGGCATCGGGCCCAAGCGGGCCGTGGACCTCATCCAGAAGCACAAGAGCATCGAGGAGATCGTGCGGCGGCTAGACCCCAACAAGTACCCCGTGCCGGAAAACTGGCTCCACAAGGAGGCCCAGCAGCTTTTCTTGGAGCCCGAGGTGCTGGACCCAGAGTCTGTGGAGCTCAAGTGGAGCGAGCCCAATGAAGAAGAGCTCGTCAAGTTCATGTGTGGGGAGAAGCAGTTCTCCGAGGAGCGAATCCGCAGTGGGGTCAGGCGGCTGAGCAAGAGCCGCCAGGGCAGCACCCAGGGCCGCCTGGATGATTTCTTTAAGGTGACTGGCTCCCTCTCTTCCGCCAAGCGCAAGGAGCCAGAGCCCAAGGGAGCCGCTAAGAAGAAGGCAAAGACTGGGGCAGCAGGGAAgttcaaaagaggaaaataa